A region from the Paraburkholderia youngii genome encodes:
- the xth gene encoding exodeoxyribonuclease III: MKIATWNVNSLKVRQQHVVDWLASSGTDVLCLQELKLPDEKFPRAELEAVGYRSWYAGQKTYNGVGILVREGLNVDETSIVRNIPGFEDPQQRVIAATVDGVRMISAYFPNGQAPGTDKFAYKLRWLDALHDWLATEMTLHPKLALLGDYNIAPEDRDVHDPKAWEGQNLVSPEERAAFVRLIGLGLLDAFRQFEQQEKIYSWWDYRMMAFRRNAGLRIDHILLSKALSDICKACDIDKVPRKWEQPSDHAPVFAQLG; encoded by the coding sequence GTGAAAATCGCCACCTGGAACGTCAACTCCCTCAAAGTCCGCCAGCAGCACGTCGTCGACTGGCTCGCGAGCAGCGGCACCGACGTGCTGTGCCTGCAGGAACTGAAGCTCCCCGACGAAAAGTTTCCGCGCGCCGAACTCGAGGCGGTCGGCTATCGAAGCTGGTACGCGGGTCAGAAAACGTATAACGGTGTCGGCATTCTGGTGCGCGAAGGTTTGAACGTCGACGAAACCAGCATCGTGCGCAACATCCCCGGTTTCGAGGACCCGCAGCAGCGCGTGATCGCGGCGACCGTCGACGGCGTGCGCATGATCTCCGCGTATTTCCCCAACGGTCAGGCGCCCGGCACCGACAAGTTCGCGTACAAGCTACGCTGGCTCGACGCGCTGCACGACTGGCTCGCAACCGAGATGACACTGCATCCGAAGCTCGCGCTGCTCGGCGACTACAACATCGCGCCCGAAGATCGCGATGTGCACGACCCGAAGGCATGGGAAGGTCAGAATCTGGTGTCGCCCGAAGAGCGCGCCGCGTTCGTGCGGCTGATCGGCCTCGGTCTGCTCGACGCCTTCCGCCAGTTCGAGCAGCAGGAAAAGATCTATTCGTGGTGGGACTACCGGATGATGGCCTTCCGTCGCAATGCGGGGTTGCGCATCGATCACATCCTGCTGTCGAAGGCGCTGTCCGACATCTGCAAGGCGTGCGACATCGACAAGGTGCCGCGCAAATGGGAGCAGCCGTCGGATCACGCGCCGGTGTTCGCGCAGCTCGGTTGA
- the ntrC gene encoding nitrogen regulation protein NR(I) — MKPIWIVDDDQSIRWVLEKALARENFATRSFANVREASAALDHDSPQVLVSDIRMPGGSGLELLQTVRDKVPGLPVIIMTAFSDLDSAVAAFQGGAFEYLAKPFDVDKAVELIRRAVDESMRGEQTWDERVAEAPEMLGQAPAMQDMFRAIGRLSHSAATVLITGESGTGKELVARALHRHSPRANGPFIALNTAAIPKDLLESELFGHERGAFTGAQAMRQGRFEQAENGTLFLDEIGDMPFDLQTRLLRVLSDGQFYRVGGHNPLRANVRVIAATHQNLEARVRQGLFREDLYHRLNVIRLRLPALRERSEDIPLLTRHFLQKSARDLGVEPKRVSDEALAYLASLPFPGNVRQLENLANWLTVMAPAQTIEIKDLPPDLGPAHSGGSEPGAGAAAGATTDGAVTINTGFTVGAPLAGANASTLVHPVGAGGASVATALSAWEGGLRTEVARMLRENAADVMDELARRFEAAVIREALDFTRGRKVEAAERLGIGRNTITRKIQELNLEP; from the coding sequence ATGAAGCCGATCTGGATAGTAGACGACGATCAATCAATTCGCTGGGTGCTCGAGAAAGCGCTGGCGCGCGAGAACTTCGCGACGCGCAGCTTCGCCAACGTGCGCGAAGCGTCGGCCGCGCTCGATCACGACAGCCCGCAGGTGCTGGTCTCCGATATCCGCATGCCCGGTGGCTCCGGGCTGGAGTTGCTGCAAACCGTCCGCGACAAGGTGCCAGGCTTGCCGGTCATCATCATGACCGCGTTCTCGGATCTCGATAGCGCGGTGGCCGCATTCCAGGGCGGTGCGTTCGAGTATCTGGCGAAGCCGTTCGATGTCGACAAGGCCGTCGAGCTGATTCGCCGCGCGGTCGACGAAAGCATGCGTGGCGAGCAGACGTGGGACGAGCGCGTCGCCGAAGCGCCCGAGATGCTCGGCCAGGCACCCGCGATGCAGGACATGTTTCGCGCGATCGGTCGCCTGTCGCATTCGGCGGCCACCGTGCTCATTACCGGCGAATCAGGCACCGGGAAGGAACTGGTCGCGCGTGCGCTGCACCGACATAGCCCACGCGCGAACGGCCCCTTCATCGCGTTGAACACGGCCGCGATTCCGAAGGATCTGCTGGAGTCCGAACTGTTCGGTCATGAGCGTGGAGCGTTCACCGGCGCGCAGGCGATGCGCCAGGGACGCTTCGAACAGGCCGAGAACGGCACGCTGTTTCTCGACGAAATCGGCGACATGCCGTTCGATCTGCAGACGCGCCTGTTGCGCGTGCTGTCGGACGGACAGTTCTATCGCGTGGGCGGCCACAATCCGCTGCGCGCGAATGTGCGCGTGATCGCGGCGACACACCAGAATCTCGAAGCGCGCGTGCGGCAGGGGCTGTTTCGCGAGGACCTGTATCACCGTCTGAACGTGATCCGCTTGCGCTTGCCCGCGTTGCGCGAGCGTAGCGAGGACATTCCCCTGCTGACGCGACATTTCCTGCAGAAGAGCGCGCGTGATCTCGGCGTCGAACCGAAGCGCGTGTCCGACGAGGCGCTCGCGTATCTGGCGTCGCTGCCGTTTCCGGGCAACGTGCGGCAACTCGAGAATCTCGCGAACTGGCTTACGGTGATGGCGCCCGCGCAGACGATCGAAATCAAGGATCTGCCGCCCGATCTCGGGCCCGCGCACAGCGGCGGGAGCGAGCCCGGTGCGGGCGCCGCCGCGGGCGCGACGACGGATGGCGCCGTGACGATCAATACGGGATTCACGGTCGGTGCGCCGCTCGCTGGAGCGAACGCCAGCACGCTCGTGCATCCGGTCGGTGCGGGCGGTGCGTCGGTCGCCACCGCGCTGAGCGCATGGGAAGGCGGCCTGCGCACCGAAGTCGCGCGCATGCTGCGCGAGAACGCGGCCGACGTGATGGACGAACTCGCGCGCCGCTTCGAAGCGGCCGTGATCCGCGAGGCGCTCGACTTCACGCGCGGCCGCAAGGTCGAGGCGGCCGAGCGGCTCGGTATCGGGCGCAATACGATTACGCGCAAGATTCAGGAGCTCAATCTCGAGCCTTGA
- a CDS encoding rhodanese-like domain-containing protein: MSTLEQLYAKADARRAENQLPYAGAVSPAEAFELLELDPRTRLVDVRTRAELDWVGRPVIGDGQYAHVEWTRYPGAVPNQEFMQQLAQVASPDTPVLFLCRSAARSKLAAIAATQAGFTKAYDLLEGFEGDKDGQGHRKTVSGWCFRGLPWIGA, from the coding sequence ATGAGCACGCTCGAACAGCTTTACGCGAAGGCGGACGCCCGTCGCGCCGAGAACCAACTGCCCTACGCGGGCGCGGTATCGCCGGCCGAGGCGTTCGAACTGCTGGAACTCGATCCGCGCACGCGTCTCGTCGACGTGCGTACCCGCGCCGAACTCGACTGGGTCGGCCGGCCGGTGATCGGTGATGGCCAATACGCGCATGTCGAATGGACGCGCTATCCGGGCGCGGTGCCCAATCAGGAGTTCATGCAGCAACTCGCGCAGGTCGCCTCGCCCGACACGCCGGTGCTGTTCCTGTGCCGCAGCGCCGCGCGCTCGAAGCTCGCCGCGATCGCCGCGACCCAGGCCGGCTTCACGAAGGCGTACGACCTGCTGGAAGGCTTCGAAGGCGACAAGGACGGCCAAGGGCATCGCAAGACGGTGTCGGGATGGTGTTTTCGCGGCTTGCCGTGGATCGGCGCCTGA
- a CDS encoding prolyl oligopeptidase family serine peptidase, with protein MPASPASPAPFEWPLSPDPFLSLEELYDTDALAWVDAQNARTRAAWCSGASFDALRHRLADAYLPRERPVIPDRWKDWAYDLWQDASNPRGIWRRTAWAAWRAGAPVWQNLLDFDALGAAEGTPWVCVDLDILYPDGGRALITMSPGGSDALVVREFDLDARRFIDDGFAIAKAGKHTVSWIDRDTLYVGWDSGRKTLTRSGYPRDVRRWTRGTALADAPVVFRGEFDDIGVEANYDPLDRRHTVTSSVDFFDSHTYYLDHVSDAWHRYEVPSHVAVGAWQGWLLLEPRLDWDCEWDGNRARYPGGALLAIREDAFLRGERDVTPLFTPTPLTSACDWSHTRHHLIVSYLDDVRAKTLIWTPSQREDGTWHWRERVFAARGDAQVDVSPVESTLNDEVFVDTDDYLQPPAYWLSDLARDEPGEWELLDRWPTQFDATSVAVTRGHAVSADGTRIPYTVIGPKEALSSPGDRQPTRPCLLSGYGGFAIPLLPSYLTGQGIGWLERRGVYVVAHIRGGGEFGTRWHTAAQGENRQRAFDDFIAVAEALIARGVTSAAQLGIQGGSNGGLLVAACMVQRPELFGAVVCEVPLLDMSRYHLLHAGASWIDEYGDPDEPDEARTLAAYSPYHNLAAGVAYPPVLFMTSTADDRVHPGHARKMAARMQALGAQNVWYRENTEGGHGGSDELEQAEHDAMVFEFLWGVLGDA; from the coding sequence ATGCCAGCTTCTCCCGCTTCTCCCGCCCCGTTCGAGTGGCCGCTTTCCCCCGATCCTTTCCTGTCGCTCGAAGAGCTGTACGACACCGACGCACTCGCATGGGTCGACGCGCAGAATGCGCGCACCCGTGCGGCGTGGTGCAGCGGCGCGTCGTTCGACGCGCTCAGACACCGGCTCGCCGATGCCTATCTGCCGCGCGAGCGCCCGGTGATTCCGGATCGCTGGAAGGACTGGGCCTACGATCTGTGGCAGGACGCGAGCAATCCGCGCGGCATCTGGCGACGCACCGCGTGGGCCGCATGGCGCGCCGGCGCGCCGGTGTGGCAGAACCTGCTCGACTTCGACGCGCTCGGCGCGGCCGAAGGCACACCGTGGGTGTGCGTCGATCTCGACATCCTCTATCCGGACGGCGGCCGCGCGCTGATCACGATGTCGCCGGGCGGCTCGGACGCGCTCGTCGTGCGCGAGTTCGATCTCGACGCGCGGCGTTTCATTGACGATGGTTTCGCGATAGCGAAGGCGGGCAAGCACACGGTGTCGTGGATCGATCGCGATACGCTGTACGTTGGCTGGGACAGCGGGCGCAAGACGCTGACGCGTTCCGGTTATCCACGCGACGTGCGGCGCTGGACCCGTGGCACCGCGCTCGCCGACGCGCCCGTCGTGTTTCGCGGCGAGTTTGACGACATCGGCGTGGAGGCGAATTACGATCCGCTCGATCGCCGGCATACGGTGACGAGCAGCGTCGACTTTTTCGATTCGCACACCTATTACCTCGACCACGTCAGCGATGCCTGGCATCGTTACGAGGTGCCGTCGCATGTCGCGGTGGGGGCGTGGCAGGGCTGGCTGCTGCTAGAGCCACGGCTCGACTGGGACTGCGAGTGGGACGGCAATCGCGCGCGCTATCCTGGCGGCGCGCTGCTCGCGATTCGCGAGGACGCGTTTTTGCGCGGCGAGCGCGACGTGACGCCGCTTTTCACGCCGACACCGCTGACCTCGGCCTGCGACTGGTCGCACACGCGCCATCATCTGATCGTGTCGTATCTCGACGACGTACGCGCCAAGACGCTGATCTGGACGCCTTCGCAGCGCGAGGACGGCACGTGGCACTGGCGCGAGCGCGTGTTTGCGGCGCGCGGCGATGCGCAGGTCGATGTGTCGCCGGTCGAGTCGACGCTGAACGACGAAGTGTTCGTCGACACCGACGATTATCTGCAACCGCCTGCCTACTGGCTCTCCGATCTCGCGCGCGACGAGCCCGGCGAATGGGAGTTGCTCGACCGTTGGCCGACGCAGTTCGACGCGACGAGCGTTGCCGTGACGCGCGGCCATGCGGTATCGGCCGATGGCACGCGCATACCGTACACGGTGATTGGGCCGAAGGAAGCACTGTCATCGCCGGGCGATCGACAACCGACGCGTCCGTGTCTGCTGAGCGGCTACGGCGGCTTCGCGATTCCGCTGTTGCCGAGCTATCTGACGGGGCAGGGCATCGGCTGGCTCGAACGCCGCGGCGTGTACGTGGTCGCACATATTCGCGGCGGCGGGGAGTTCGGCACGCGCTGGCACACGGCGGCGCAGGGAGAAAATCGCCAGCGCGCGTTCGATGATTTCATCGCGGTCGCCGAAGCGCTGATCGCGAGAGGCGTGACGAGCGCCGCGCAGCTCGGCATTCAGGGCGGCAGCAACGGCGGTCTGCTGGTGGCCGCTTGCATGGTGCAGCGGCCGGAGCTATTCGGCGCGGTCGTGTGCGAGGTGCCGTTGCTCGATATGAGCCGATATCACCTGCTGCACGCGGGCGCATCGTGGATCGACGAGTACGGCGACCCGGACGAACCCGATGAAGCGCGCACGCTCGCCGCGTATTCGCCGTATCACAACCTCGCGGCGGGCGTCGCGTATCCGCCGGTGCTATTCATGACGTCGACCGCCGACGATCGCGTGCATCCCGGCCACGCGCGCAAGATGGCCGCGCGCATGCAGGCGCTGGGCGCGCAGAACGTGTGGTACCGGGAGAATACGGAAGGCGGACACGGCGGCTCCGATGAGCTGGAGCAGGCCGAGCATGATGCGATGGTGTTCGAGTTCTTGTGGGGTGTGCTGGGCGACGCTTGA
- a CDS encoding competence/damage-inducible protein A: MAFGVIIIGDEILSGRRVDKHLPKVIELLRARGLSLGWAEYIGDDPERITATLRRTFASGDIVFSTGGIGATPDDHTRQCAAAALGVPLELHPEAAKLIQERIRDMYPATSTTPLDLNSPENRHRLNMGTYPQGADIIPNGYNKIPGFSIRQHHFVPGFPVMAWPMIEWVLDTQYAHLHHTTPHAEKSLLVFELPESRVTPLMEKIERDFPGVRVFSLPSVGDAERGGVYARHHIDLGVKGEPEAVAAAFVKLREGVHLLGGDIVEPEVAAAAAAATGKPRS, encoded by the coding sequence ATGGCATTTGGCGTCATCATCATCGGCGATGAAATCCTGTCGGGCAGGCGCGTCGACAAGCATCTACCGAAGGTCATCGAGTTGCTCCGGGCGCGCGGGCTGTCGCTCGGCTGGGCGGAGTACATCGGCGACGATCCGGAGCGCATCACGGCGACGCTGCGTCGGACGTTCGCGTCGGGCGACATCGTTTTCTCGACGGGCGGCATCGGCGCGACACCTGACGACCACACGCGCCAATGCGCGGCGGCCGCGCTCGGCGTGCCGCTCGAGCTGCATCCGGAGGCCGCGAAGCTGATCCAGGAGCGCATCCGCGACATGTATCCGGCGACTTCGACGACGCCGCTCGATCTGAACTCGCCCGAGAACCGGCATCGCCTGAACATGGGCACGTATCCGCAGGGCGCCGACATCATTCCGAACGGCTACAACAAGATTCCGGGTTTTTCGATCCGCCAGCACCATTTCGTGCCGGGTTTCCCGGTGATGGCCTGGCCGATGATCGAGTGGGTGCTGGACACGCAGTACGCGCATCTGCACCACACCACGCCGCACGCCGAAAAGTCGCTGCTGGTGTTCGAGCTGCCGGAGTCGCGCGTGACGCCGCTGATGGAGAAAATCGAGCGGGATTTTCCGGGCGTGCGGGTGTTCAGCCTGCCGAGCGTCGGGGATGCGGAGCGCGGCGGCGTGTATGCGCGGCATCACATCGATCTCGGGGTGAAGGGTGAGCCGGAAGCCGTCGCCGCGGCGTTCGTGAAGCTGCGCGAAGGGGTGCATCTGCTCGGTGGCGACATCGTCGAGCCTGAAGTCGCGGCAGCGGCGGCGGCCGCCACGGGTAAGCCGCGAAGCTGA
- a CDS encoding EI24 domain-containing protein: MNDLLRSFGRALASALHPRMLWLTFKPFIVATVGWGLLLWFFWQTVTGATRTWLDDWSFTATLYHLFDVLGFSTLHAVIAPFIVIAMAIPLIVVTVLLLIAMLSMPAVIRFLAARQFAGLEIRRGGTWYGSLGQALWTTLLCLVLLIVTLPLWLVPPFFALIPPLLWGWLTYRVMTYDALALHATRDERRELVRRHRLPLLLIGVVSGLLGSLPTLLWASSVWLVVLFPVITTVTIWIYAFILVFSALWFGNYCLRALQRMRAEASGGAREVAPVPY; this comes from the coding sequence ATGAATGATCTGTTGCGCTCGTTTGGGCGTGCACTCGCAAGCGCGTTGCATCCGCGCATGCTCTGGCTGACCTTCAAACCGTTTATCGTCGCGACGGTCGGCTGGGGCTTGCTCCTGTGGTTCTTCTGGCAAACGGTGACCGGCGCGACCCGCACCTGGCTCGACGACTGGTCTTTCACCGCCACGCTTTATCATCTGTTCGACGTGCTCGGTTTCTCGACGCTGCACGCGGTCATCGCACCGTTCATCGTAATTGCAATGGCGATCCCGTTGATCGTCGTCACGGTGCTGCTGCTGATCGCCATGCTGTCGATGCCGGCCGTGATCCGCTTTCTCGCGGCGCGCCAATTCGCCGGGCTGGAGATACGCCGCGGCGGAACATGGTACGGTAGCCTCGGTCAGGCGCTCTGGACCACGCTGCTGTGTCTCGTGCTGCTGATCGTCACCTTGCCGCTGTGGCTCGTACCGCCGTTCTTCGCGCTGATTCCTCCGCTGCTGTGGGGCTGGCTCACGTATCGGGTGATGACCTACGACGCGCTCGCGTTGCATGCGACGCGCGACGAGCGGCGCGAACTCGTGCGGCGCCACCGCTTGCCGCTACTGCTGATCGGGGTCGTGAGCGGCCTCCTAGGCTCGCTGCCGACGCTGCTGTGGGCGTCGTCGGTCTGGCTGGTCGTGCTGTTCCCGGTGATTACCACGGTGACGATCTGGATTTACGCGTTCATCCTGGTGTTCTCGGCGCTATGGTTCGGCAACTACTGCCTGCGCGCGCTGCAGCGTATGCGGGCGGAAGCGTCTGGCGGCGCGCGCGAGGTCGCGCCGGTTCCCTATTGA
- the glnL gene encoding nitrogen regulation protein NR(II): MVLKNLIKARKGHEQTLSDDAQLVSSGLLPGFEALPTVVLVLEKRTLRVAFANPSAESMLEMSRKQLTQMAWPDIFSNADELVATITAIAAHRFHATHLDAVLERPGHEPLHAHAIVGFLESAQDYVLLELFENERHLRTDREERINDLTAVNKHLIRNLAHEIKNPLGGIRGAAQLLEFELGERQRDELREYTQVIIKESDRLQTLVDRLLEPHRHPHIVGDVNIHEVCERVRQVILAEFPRGLTIERDYDVSVPDLRGDKEQLIQALLNIVRNAAEALRERISQGDARIELRTRIARKVTISKRLCKLALDLHIVDNGPGIPEEIRDRIFYPLVSGREDGSGLGLTLAQTFVQQHEGLIEVDSRPGHTEFQILLPLDL; encoded by the coding sequence ATGGTTCTCAAGAATCTGATCAAGGCAAGGAAAGGACACGAACAGACGCTGTCGGATGACGCGCAGCTCGTGAGCTCTGGCTTGCTGCCAGGCTTCGAGGCGTTGCCCACCGTCGTGCTGGTGCTCGAGAAGCGCACGCTGCGCGTCGCGTTCGCGAATCCGTCGGCGGAGTCGATGCTGGAGATGTCGCGCAAGCAACTGACGCAGATGGCGTGGCCGGACATCTTCTCGAATGCGGACGAACTGGTCGCGACGATCACCGCGATCGCCGCGCACCGCTTTCACGCGACGCATCTTGACGCCGTGCTCGAGCGTCCCGGCCACGAGCCACTGCACGCGCATGCGATCGTCGGCTTTCTGGAAAGCGCGCAGGACTACGTGTTGCTCGAACTATTCGAGAACGAGCGGCATCTGCGCACCGACCGCGAAGAGCGCATCAACGACCTGACGGCCGTCAACAAGCATCTGATCCGCAATCTCGCACACGAGATCAAGAATCCGCTCGGCGGCATTCGCGGCGCCGCGCAACTGCTCGAATTCGAACTCGGCGAGCGTCAGCGCGACGAGTTGCGCGAGTACACCCAGGTCATCATCAAGGAATCGGACCGGCTGCAGACGCTGGTCGACCGCCTGCTCGAACCGCACCGGCATCCGCATATCGTCGGCGACGTGAATATTCACGAGGTGTGCGAGCGTGTGCGTCAGGTGATTCTCGCGGAATTTCCGCGCGGCCTGACGATCGAGCGCGACTACGACGTCAGCGTGCCGGATCTGCGCGGCGACAAGGAGCAGCTGATCCAGGCGCTGCTGAACATCGTGCGCAATGCGGCCGAGGCGTTGCGCGAGCGGATCTCGCAGGGCGATGCGCGCATCGAGTTGCGTACGCGCATCGCGCGCAAGGTCACGATTTCAAAACGCCTGTGCAAGCTGGCATTGGACTTGCATATCGTCGACAACGGCCCAGGCATTCCGGAAGAGATTCGCGACCGCATTTTCTATCCGCTCGTATCGGGGCGCGAGGACGGCAGCGGTCTCGGTCTAACGCTTGCGCAGACCTTCGTGCAGCAGCACGAAGGTCTGATCGAGGTGGACAGCCGGCCGGGCCATACCGAGTTTCAGATTCTGCTGCCGCTCGACCTCTAG
- the glnA gene encoding type I glutamate--ammonia ligase gives MSKSVADVVQLVKDEDVKFVDFRFTDTRGKEQHVSVPVSAFDEDKFESGHAFDGSSIAGWKGIEASDMLLVPDANTAFIDPFFEESTLVLTCDVVEPADGKGYERDPRSLAKRAEAYLKSSGLGDTAYFGPEPEFFIFDSVQWNTDQSGCFIKIGSEEAPWSSAKEFEGGNTGHRPGTKGGYFPVAPVDTFQDIRSEMCLLLEQIGIPVEVHHHEVAGQGQNEIGTKFSTLVQRADWLQQMKYIVHNVAHTYGKTATFMPKPVVGDNGSGMHVHQSIWKDGQNLFAGNGYAGLSEFALFYIGGIIKHARALNAITNPGTNSYKRLVPHFEAPVKLAYSARNRSASIRIPHVSNPKGRRIETRFPDPLANPYLCFSALMMAGLDGVQNKIHPGEAADKNLYDLPPEEDAKIPTVCAGLDQALDALDADREFLTRGGVFTDSMLDAYIELKTGELQRYRQSVHPIEFEMYYSL, from the coding sequence ATGAGTAAATCCGTGGCCGACGTCGTTCAACTCGTCAAAGACGAAGACGTCAAGTTTGTCGACTTCCGCTTCACCGACACGCGCGGCAAAGAGCAACACGTTTCGGTGCCGGTGTCGGCATTCGATGAAGACAAGTTCGAAAGCGGCCATGCGTTTGACGGTTCGTCGATTGCCGGCTGGAAGGGCATCGAAGCATCGGACATGTTGCTGGTCCCGGACGCGAACACGGCCTTCATCGACCCGTTCTTCGAAGAATCGACCCTCGTGCTGACCTGCGACGTCGTCGAACCGGCTGACGGCAAGGGCTACGAGCGCGATCCGCGCTCGCTCGCGAAGCGCGCCGAAGCGTACCTGAAGAGCTCCGGCCTCGGCGACACCGCTTACTTCGGTCCGGAACCGGAATTCTTCATTTTCGACTCGGTCCAGTGGAACACGGACCAGTCGGGCTGCTTCATCAAGATCGGCTCGGAAGAAGCACCGTGGTCGTCGGCGAAGGAATTCGAAGGCGGCAACACCGGCCATCGTCCGGGCACCAAGGGCGGCTACTTCCCGGTCGCGCCGGTCGACACGTTCCAGGACATCCGCTCGGAAATGTGTCTGCTGCTCGAACAGATCGGCATTCCGGTCGAAGTGCACCACCACGAAGTGGCGGGCCAGGGCCAGAACGAAATCGGCACCAAGTTCTCGACGCTCGTGCAGCGCGCCGACTGGCTGCAGCAGATGAAGTACATCGTCCACAACGTCGCGCACACGTACGGCAAGACGGCGACGTTCATGCCGAAGCCGGTCGTCGGCGATAACGGTTCGGGCATGCACGTTCACCAGTCGATCTGGAAGGACGGCCAGAACCTGTTCGCGGGCAATGGTTACGCAGGTCTGTCGGAATTCGCGCTGTTCTACATCGGCGGCATCATCAAGCACGCTCGCGCGCTGAACGCGATCACCAACCCGGGTACGAACTCGTACAAGCGTCTCGTGCCGCACTTCGAAGCGCCGGTCAAGCTGGCTTACTCGGCTCGCAACCGTTCGGCATCGATCCGTATTCCGCACGTGTCGAACCCGAAGGGCCGCCGTATCGAAACGCGCTTCCCGGATCCGCTGGCGAATCCGTACCTGTGCTTCTCCGCGCTGATGATGGCGGGTCTGGACGGCGTACAGAACAAGATTCACCCGGGCGAAGCTGCCGACAAGAACCTGTACGACCTGCCGCCGGAAGAGGATGCAAAGATCCCGACCGTGTGCGCCGGCCTCGACCAGGCTCTCGACGCACTCGACGCGGACCGCGAGTTCCTGACGCGCGGTGGCGTGTTCACGGATTCGATGCTCGACGCGTACATCGAACTGAAGACGGGCGAGCTGCAACGCTATCGTCAGTCGGTGCACCCGATCGAATTCGAAATGTACTACTCGCTGTAA